Proteins from one Gemmatimonadaceae bacterium genomic window:
- a CDS encoding cytochrome c biogenesis protein CcdA — MDVSAVAAQLSSNPALAIPLLFAAGVLTSLTPCVYPMIPITAAIVGGNTLSGPPSRFMAAGLTFSYVIGLALVYAALGTIAGLTGSLFGSISTNPWLYFGMANLLVYAALVMLDVVPLPIPRSLIARAAGVGGGGRYSAAFGMGAASGLVAAPCSAPVMAAVLTWVGTTRSGVLGFVYLFAFSLGMCALLVVVGLSTGQAARLPKAGAWMGWVKRGFAVIMLGVAEYYLIQMGRLLI, encoded by the coding sequence ATGGATGTTTCGGCCGTAGCGGCCCAACTCTCGTCCAATCCGGCGCTCGCGATCCCGCTGCTCTTCGCGGCCGGCGTGCTGACCAGCCTCACGCCGTGCGTGTACCCGATGATTCCGATCACCGCGGCGATCGTCGGCGGCAACACATTGAGCGGCCCGCCGTCGCGATTCATGGCCGCCGGTCTGACGTTCTCCTACGTAATCGGGCTGGCTCTGGTGTACGCCGCGCTGGGAACGATCGCCGGGCTGACGGGCTCGCTGTTCGGCTCGATCAGCACCAATCCCTGGCTGTACTTCGGCATGGCGAATCTGCTGGTGTACGCGGCGCTGGTGATGCTCGACGTGGTTCCGTTGCCGATCCCGCGCTCGCTGATCGCGCGCGCGGCCGGCGTCGGCGGGGGCGGCCGCTACTCCGCGGCATTCGGGATGGGCGCCGCGTCCGGTCTGGTCGCGGCGCCGTGCTCGGCGCCCGTGATGGCCGCCGTGCTCACCTGGGTCGGCACGACGCGCAGCGGCGTGCTGGGATTCGTCTATCTGTTCGCTTTCTCCCTCGGCATGTGCGCGCTGCTCGTGGTTGTCGGGCTCTCGACCGGCCAGGCGGCTCGTCTCCCGAAGGCCGGAGCGTGGATGGGGTGGGTCAAGCGAGGCTTCGCGGTGATCATGTTGGGCGTTGCGGAGTATTATCTCATACAGATGGGACGACTCCTTATTTAG
- a CDS encoding TlpA disulfide reductase family protein, whose amino-acid sequence MSAAAVRSALIAAVCATLLMGGAARAQDFGLPVGSRAPIASVQALDGSTVSLAQYVGKGPVLIQFWAAWCATCRQLMPSFERAKRMYGTRVKFVAIAVSVNESLERVRRYSAAHKFTHQVLYDARGEAVDRFNVPATSYIVVLDRQGRIVYTGVGGDQDLVAAVRKAL is encoded by the coding sequence ATGAGTGCAGCAGCTGTTCGATCCGCCTTGATCGCCGCGGTTTGCGCGACCCTTCTCATGGGCGGCGCCGCGCGGGCGCAGGACTTCGGTTTGCCCGTGGGGTCCAGGGCTCCCATCGCTTCGGTCCAGGCTCTGGACGGGAGCACCGTCTCGCTCGCGCAGTACGTCGGGAAGGGGCCGGTGCTCATTCAGTTCTGGGCGGCGTGGTGCGCGACCTGCCGCCAGCTCATGCCGTCGTTCGAGCGCGCGAAGCGGATGTACGGGACGCGCGTGAAGTTCGTCGCCATCGCAGTGTCGGTGAACGAATCGCTCGAACGCGTCCGGCGCTACTCCGCCGCGCACAAGTTCACCCACCAGGTTCTGTACGACGCGAGGGGCGAGGCGGTCGACAGGTTCAACGTCCCCGCGACGTCCTACATCGTCGTGCTCGACCGGCAGGGGAGGATCGTGTACACGGGCGTCGGCGGAGACCAGGATCTCGTAGCGGCGGTGCGGAAAGCGTTGTAA
- a CDS encoding biotin-dependent carboxyltransferase family protein, protein MSLTIRRISGFATIQDGGRRGYRAEGVPLCGAMDPISLARANALVGNPGTAAAIEWALAGGIVRFSTSVIVAVAGAEIELTRNGAVLATNGAVEFAPGDELAIGRLVRGSYAYIAVRGGIDVPAVLGSRSTYLPAAFGGLDGRRLRAGDVLAIGAAGRRKRKPRPASSRSLRDSREMRPIRAIEGPNTSAFTKGFAERFWASEFTLSPTSNRTGYRLTREAHADPDAPDRSGISEPACVGAIQVPDGASAIVLMPDGPTVGGYPKIGVVASVDIAELAQRMPGDSMRFERITVKEAQRLLRKQRSLAAR, encoded by the coding sequence GTGAGCCTCACGATCAGGAGAATCTCCGGGTTCGCCACGATCCAGGATGGCGGCAGACGCGGTTATCGCGCGGAAGGCGTTCCCCTGTGCGGCGCGATGGACCCGATCTCGCTCGCGCGCGCGAATGCGCTCGTGGGAAATCCGGGGACGGCGGCCGCGATCGAGTGGGCTCTCGCCGGTGGGATCGTGCGGTTCTCCACGAGCGTGATCGTTGCCGTCGCGGGCGCCGAGATCGAGCTGACGCGGAACGGCGCCGTACTGGCCACGAACGGCGCCGTCGAATTCGCTCCCGGCGACGAGCTGGCGATCGGCCGTCTCGTGCGCGGATCGTACGCCTACATCGCCGTGCGCGGCGGGATCGACGTGCCCGCGGTCCTCGGCAGCCGCTCCACGTACCTTCCCGCGGCGTTCGGAGGGCTAGACGGCAGGCGGCTTCGCGCGGGCGACGTGCTGGCGATCGGCGCCGCTGGCAGGAGGAAACGCAAGCCGCGACCGGCGAGCAGCCGGTCGTTGCGTGACTCGCGGGAAATGCGGCCGATCAGGGCGATCGAGGGGCCGAACACGTCCGCTTTCACCAAAGGGTTCGCGGAGCGGTTCTGGGCGAGCGAGTTCACGCTCTCGCCAACCTCGAACCGCACGGGCTACCGGCTCACGCGCGAGGCGCATGCCGATCCGGATGCGCCGGATCGGAGCGGGATCTCCGAGCCCGCGTGCGTCGGCGCCATTCAGGTCCCCGACGGCGCGAGCGCCATTGTGTTGATGCCCGACGGTCCGACGGTCGGCGGTTATCCGAAGATCGGCGTCGTAGCTTCCGTTGACATCGCCGAGCTGGCGCAGCGAATGCCGGGTGACAGCATGAGGTTCGAGCGGATAACCGTGAAGGAAGCACAGCGCCTTCTGCGGAAGCAACGGTCGCTGGCCGCGCGCTGA
- the pxpB gene encoding 5-oxoprolinase subunit PxpB: MTRGARSPELAPLGDGAILLTLGAAVERDVNRRVHACANAISTAGLAGVIDVVPAYASLAVHYDASAVSMNEMKSRLRKIVQAPLPGEPGHAAGALVTIPVRYDGPDLAAVAETTGLAPDEVIARHSTVEYYAYMMGFAPGFAYLGDLDPALRLPRREVPRARVPRGSVAIAGSQTAVYPHETPGGWHLIGTTDLLLFDPRRDPPALLRAGDRVKFEPVG; the protein is encoded by the coding sequence ATGACTCGCGGCGCCCGCTCGCCCGAGCTCGCGCCCCTCGGCGACGGCGCGATCCTGCTCACGCTGGGCGCTGCCGTCGAGCGTGACGTGAATCGCCGTGTGCACGCCTGCGCCAACGCCATTAGTACCGCCGGGCTCGCCGGCGTGATCGACGTGGTCCCCGCATACGCTTCGCTCGCCGTGCACTACGACGCGTCGGCCGTGAGCATGAACGAGATGAAGAGCCGCCTGCGGAAGATCGTGCAAGCTCCGCTACCCGGCGAGCCCGGGCACGCCGCCGGCGCGCTCGTAACGATCCCCGTCCGATACGACGGGCCGGATCTCGCCGCGGTCGCCGAAACAACGGGGCTCGCCCCCGACGAAGTGATCGCTCGCCATTCAACCGTCGAGTACTACGCATACATGATGGGCTTCGCGCCCGGGTTCGCGTACCTTGGCGACCTCGATCCCGCGCTGCGGCTGCCACGCCGCGAGGTGCCGCGCGCGCGCGTCCCGCGCGGCTCGGTCGCGATCGCCGGCTCGCAGACCGCAGTGTATCCGCACGAGACGCCGGGCGGCTGGCACCTCATCGGCACTACCGATCTTCTCCTGTTCGATCCGCGGCGTGATCCGCCCGCGCTGCTGCGCGCGGGCGACCGCGTCAAATTCGAGCCCGTCGGGTGA
- a CDS encoding DUF5916 domain-containing protein, translating to MLRLLALAFCFAGPVWAQQTDAPPQIVAEQPRPVLRATSLDGSIHVDGKLIEPAWDAAPAYTDFRQTDPFEGQPVSERTELRILYDRDAIYLGLRMFDSEPGGIRSRLARRDEPIFGADLVEIYMDTYLDRLTGFVFRITPAGAVRDAAWLAPGSGGWGQDNSWDAVWESATTIDSAGWTAELRIPFSQLRYNVGPADTTWGIQVRRDIARRGEIAVLAFTPKRLPGGPQAWGDLTGLRGLPRTRNLELMPYVTARAEYLHVAPGDPFRGSSEYRTNFGADLKYSLTSSMRLSATVNPDFGQVEVDPARVNLSANELFFEEKRPFFIEGSDIFQFGRIRTNNSFSFPTFFHSRRIGREPQRRLTGHDYVDSPDEATIAGAAKVTGKTSRGLSVGVLDAVTTRERARFADASGARGTAPVEPMTNFLVGRVQQNFREGNTTVGTLLTAVNRDLDDPALAELLRRDSYLAGLDFTHSWKQREWSLDGAVARSSVFGAPVAIARTQLSPVHYFQRPDLESDRFDPGRRSLHGTGAQVAVAKNSGKHWIGSATYQGVSPGFEANDVGFHSLTAYHAASSVIAYKEDAPGRILRNYFLATFNGYNSNSDGDKTQHYYGFVTEGRFLNFWEFSLKGILARQAYDDRLTRGGPIMLQPAARRLELNLKTDERRIYAIRAKYSHFSDDAGSRGGEYELEFNIRPTSALRLSFSPQFERERRATQYITQADDAAATSTYGRRYVFGELLYHELSLETRVDWTFSPKLSLQMFLQPLVATGAYSNFRGLSRPRTRDFDRFSESDGTLVRTSDGGYAAFPAPGSVIAFGDPDFHERAVLGNAVVRWEYRPGSALFFVWQQRRFTEGPAGDFELGRDVSGLFRAAPENVFAIKATYWFGR from the coding sequence ATGCTCCGACTATTAGCTCTCGCCTTCTGCTTTGCCGGGCCCGTATGGGCGCAACAGACCGATGCTCCCCCGCAGATCGTCGCCGAGCAGCCGCGACCGGTGCTGCGCGCTACCTCGCTGGATGGAAGCATCCACGTGGACGGCAAACTCATCGAGCCGGCATGGGACGCCGCGCCGGCGTACACGGATTTCCGGCAGACTGATCCGTTCGAAGGGCAGCCGGTGTCGGAGCGGACCGAGCTGCGGATCCTGTACGACAGGGACGCGATTTACCTCGGCCTGCGCATGTTCGATTCCGAGCCCGGCGGTATCCGGTCCCGCCTCGCGCGGCGCGACGAGCCGATCTTCGGAGCGGATCTCGTCGAGATCTACATGGACACGTATCTCGACCGGCTCACGGGATTCGTCTTCCGGATCACCCCGGCCGGCGCCGTGCGCGACGCGGCGTGGCTCGCTCCCGGCAGCGGTGGCTGGGGTCAGGACAACTCCTGGGACGCCGTCTGGGAATCCGCGACGACGATCGACTCCGCGGGGTGGACCGCCGAGCTCAGGATTCCCTTCTCGCAGCTGCGCTACAACGTGGGGCCGGCCGATACGACCTGGGGTATCCAGGTCAGGCGGGACATCGCGCGGAGAGGGGAGATTGCCGTGCTGGCGTTCACGCCGAAGCGGCTTCCCGGCGGTCCGCAGGCGTGGGGCGACCTGACCGGTCTGCGCGGCCTGCCGCGCACGCGGAATCTCGAGCTGATGCCGTACGTCACGGCCCGCGCCGAGTATCTCCACGTGGCCCCCGGCGACCCGTTCCGCGGCTCGAGCGAGTACCGCACGAACTTCGGCGCCGACCTCAAGTACAGCCTGACGAGCAGCATGCGGTTGAGCGCGACGGTCAATCCGGACTTCGGCCAGGTCGAAGTCGATCCGGCACGGGTGAATCTCTCCGCCAACGAGCTTTTCTTCGAGGAAAAGCGACCGTTCTTCATCGAGGGATCGGACATCTTTCAGTTCGGCAGGATCCGGACGAACAATTCGTTCTCGTTTCCCACGTTCTTCCATTCCCGCCGGATCGGGCGCGAGCCGCAGCGGCGATTGACGGGCCACGATTATGTGGACTCGCCCGACGAGGCGACGATCGCGGGCGCCGCCAAGGTCACGGGAAAGACCTCCCGTGGCCTGTCCGTCGGCGTACTGGATGCCGTCACGACTCGCGAGCGGGCACGCTTCGCCGACGCCTCCGGCGCGCGCGGCACGGCGCCGGTAGAGCCGATGACGAACTTTCTCGTGGGCCGGGTGCAGCAGAACTTCCGCGAGGGAAACACCACTGTAGGGACGCTGCTGACCGCGGTAAATCGTGATCTCGACGATCCCGCTCTGGCCGAGCTGCTGCGGAGAGACTCGTACCTCGCCGGACTCGATTTCACTCACAGCTGGAAGCAACGGGAGTGGAGCCTCGACGGCGCGGTCGCCCGCAGCTCCGTGTTCGGGGCTCCCGTCGCGATCGCGCGCACGCAGCTATCGCCGGTGCATTACTTCCAGCGCCCGGATCTGGAGTCGGATCGCTTCGATCCGGGTCGCCGCTCCCTCCACGGTACGGGCGCGCAGGTGGCCGTAGCCAAGAACTCCGGAAAGCACTGGATCGGAAGCGCCACTTATCAGGGAGTGAGCCCGGGATTCGAGGCGAACGACGTCGGATTCCATTCGCTCACAGCGTATCACGCCGCGTCCTCGGTGATCGCGTACAAGGAGGACGCTCCCGGCAGGATTCTTCGGAACTACTTTCTCGCGACCTTCAACGGCTATAACAGCAATTCCGACGGCGACAAGACCCAGCACTACTACGGTTTCGTGACGGAAGGCCGGTTTCTGAACTTCTGGGAGTTCAGCTTGAAGGGGATTCTGGCGCGGCAGGCGTACGACGACCGGCTCACCCGGGGCGGTCCGATCATGCTGCAGCCGGCGGCCCGGAGACTCGAGCTCAATCTCAAGACCGATGAGCGGCGGATCTATGCGATTCGGGCCAAATACAGCCATTTCTCGGACGACGCCGGCTCGCGCGGCGGCGAATACGAGCTGGAGTTCAACATCAGGCCGACTTCCGCGCTGCGCCTGAGCTTCTCTCCCCAGTTCGAGCGGGAGCGGCGGGCCACGCAGTACATAACGCAGGCGGATGACGCTGCCGCGACGTCTACCTACGGCCGGCGCTACGTCTTCGGCGAGCTGCTGTACCACGAGCTGTCATTGGAGACTCGCGTGGATTGGACCTTCTCGCCGAAGCTGTCTCTGCAAATGTTCCTGCAGCCGCTCGTGGCGACGGGCGCGTACAGCAACTTCCGCGGCCTCAGCCGGCCGCGCACCCGCGACTTTGACCGCTTCTCCGAATCCGACGGCACGCTGGTCCGCACGAGCGACGGCGGCTACGCCGCGTTCCCAGCTCCGGGAAGCGTGATTGCCTTCGGAGATCCGGACTTTCACGAACGCGCGGTGCTGGGGAACGCCGTGGTGCGCTGGGAGTATCGTCCCGGGTCGGCGCTGTTCTTCGTGTGGCAGCAGCGCAGGTTCACTGAAGGTCCGGCGGGCGACTTCGAGCTCGGCCGCGACGTATCCGGGCTGTTCCGCGCCGCGCCGGAGAACGTGTTCGCCATCAAGGCGACGTACTGGTTCGGGCGGTAG
- a CDS encoding 5-oxoprolinase subunit PxpA: MPTVDLNADLGEGCGSDEELLALVSSASIACGAHAGNERTIRATIDAALERGISVGAHPGYADRSGFGRIETGATPAEIRELILGQLDVFAAACAAAGAAFSHVKPHGALYNRAMGDPGAAESIARAVVAFDSSLVVMCMDGSELARAATAAGLGVAREAFLDRAYDSPTALALRAARGAVISEPAEAAARAERMVLARMVTAADGTDMRIEADTLCVHGDNPAAVALLRSVRARLENAGVTIAPVHPA, translated from the coding sequence GTGCCGACTGTGGACCTGAACGCGGATCTGGGTGAAGGCTGCGGCTCCGACGAGGAGCTGCTCGCGCTGGTGTCGTCCGCCAGCATCGCGTGCGGCGCCCACGCCGGCAACGAGCGGACCATCCGCGCGACGATCGACGCCGCCCTCGAGCGGGGGATCTCCGTCGGCGCCCACCCCGGTTACGCCGACCGCAGCGGCTTTGGCCGGATCGAAACCGGCGCTACGCCAGCCGAGATCCGCGAATTGATCCTCGGCCAGCTCGACGTATTCGCCGCCGCGTGCGCGGCAGCCGGAGCGGCCTTCAGCCACGTGAAGCCGCACGGCGCGCTGTACAACCGCGCCATGGGCGATCCCGGCGCCGCCGAAAGCATCGCGCGCGCAGTAGTTGCGTTCGATTCCAGCCTAGTCGTCATGTGCATGGACGGGAGCGAGCTGGCACGAGCCGCCACAGCGGCCGGACTCGGCGTGGCAAGAGAGGCGTTTCTGGACCGCGCATATGATTCGCCCACCGCGCTGGCACTGCGCGCAGCTCGCGGCGCCGTGATCAGCGAACCGGCGGAGGCAGCCGCACGCGCCGAGCGCATGGTGCTGGCTCGCATGGTGACCGCGGCGGACGGCACGGACATGCGGATCGAAGCAGATACGCTCTGCGTTCACGGCGACAATCCGGCCGCGGTCGCGCTGCTGCGCTCGGTGCGCGCGCGCCTCGAGAATGCGGGAGTGACGATCGCTCCGGTGCATCCGGCATGA
- a CDS encoding redoxin domain-containing protein, translating to MEAYRDQYATIFNNGRGIVLLGISADADTTLAAWARESSFQFLFGSDADGAVGTLYGAFDPARRMDDRSLYVIDPEGKVAYSARPFRVLSAASYKELDDVLDRIAPLPADSSG from the coding sequence ATGGAGGCGTACCGTGATCAGTACGCCACGATCTTCAACAACGGCCGCGGAATAGTCCTCCTCGGCATCAGCGCGGACGCCGACACGACGCTGGCGGCGTGGGCGCGAGAGAGCTCCTTCCAGTTCCTGTTCGGCAGCGATGCGGACGGGGCCGTCGGGACGCTGTACGGCGCATTCGACCCCGCGCGCCGGATGGACGACCGCTCGCTGTACGTGATCGACCCCGAGGGCAAGGTCGCGTATTCCGCGCGGCCGTTCCGCGTGCTGTCGGCCGCGTCGTACAAGGAGCTGGACGACGTACTCGACAGAATCGCGCCGTTGCCCGCCGACAGTTCCGGGTAG